The proteins below come from a single Streptomyces sp. SCSIO 75703 genomic window:
- a CDS encoding ribokinase: MHDYDLLVVGSANADLVIGVRRRPGAGETVLGTDLVVHPGGKGANQAVAAARLGARTALLARVGDDDHGRLLLDSQRAAGVDTSGVLVGGAPTGVALITVDPSGDNSIVVSPGANGRLTPGDVRAARHLVHGARVVSTQLEIPLETVVEVARCLGPGSRLVLNPSPPQPLPPEVLAVCDPLIVNEHEARVILGDREAGERPEDWARALLATGPRSVVVTLGAEGALVASAEGEARVPSVRVEAVDTTGAGDAFTAALGWRLGTGASLAEAAAYAARVGAAAVTRPGAQVSYPTAAEVDAL, encoded by the coding sequence ATGCACGACTACGACCTGCTGGTCGTCGGCTCGGCCAACGCCGACCTGGTGATCGGCGTCCGGCGGCGGCCGGGCGCCGGCGAGACGGTGCTCGGCACCGACCTCGTCGTCCACCCGGGCGGCAAGGGCGCCAACCAGGCGGTGGCCGCCGCCCGCCTCGGCGCCCGTACGGCGCTGCTGGCCCGGGTCGGCGACGACGACCACGGCCGGCTGCTGCTGGACTCGCAGCGGGCGGCCGGGGTGGACACCTCCGGGGTGCTGGTCGGCGGGGCGCCGACCGGCGTGGCCCTGATCACCGTCGACCCGTCCGGCGACAACAGCATCGTCGTCTCGCCGGGCGCCAACGGCCGGCTGACCCCCGGGGACGTGCGCGCGGCCCGGCACCTCGTGCACGGCGCGCGGGTGGTCTCGACCCAGTTGGAGATCCCGCTGGAGACCGTCGTCGAGGTGGCCCGGTGCCTCGGGCCCGGCAGCCGCCTCGTCCTCAACCCGTCCCCGCCGCAGCCGCTTCCGCCGGAGGTGCTGGCCGTCTGCGACCCGCTGATCGTCAACGAGCACGAGGCCAGGGTCATCCTGGGCGACCGGGAGGCCGGCGAGCGGCCCGAGGACTGGGCGCGGGCGCTGCTGGCGACCGGGCCGCGCTCCGTCGTCGTCACGCTCGGCGCCGAAGGGGCCCTGGTGGCCTCGGCCGAGGGCGAGGCCCGGGTGCCGTCGGTGCGGGTGGAGGCGGTCGACACGACCGGGGCCGGGGACGCCTTCACCGCGGCGCTCGGCTGGCGGCTGGGCACGGGCGCCTCCCTCGCCGAGGCGGCGGCCTACGCGGCCCGGGTCGGCGCGGCGGCCGTCACCCGGCCCGGCGCGCAGGTGTCGTACCCGACGGCGGCCGAGGTCGACGCGCTGTGA
- a CDS encoding substrate-binding domain-containing protein — protein sequence MATDTLTGKPGARGASGLRRLLLDNGALTALIVLVVAMSALSGDFLTADNLLNVGVQAAVTAILAFGVTFVIVSAGIDLSVGSVAALSATVLAWSATEAGVPVALAVVLAVLTGVGCGLVNGFLISYGKLPPFIATLAMLSVGRGLSLVISQGSPIAFPDSVSHLGDTLGGWLPVPVLVMVVMGLLTAFVLGRTYIGRSMYAIGGNEEAARLSGLRVNRQKLAVYAFSGLFAAAAGIVLAARLSSAQPQAAQGYELDAIAAVVIGGASLAGGTGKASGTLVGALILAVLRNGLNLLSVSAFWQQVVIGVVIALAVLLDTLRRKAGATVPAAGASGGGGRGRQAVTYLIAAVVAVAVVGATSLLHGGSPAASSQRVGLSLSTLNNPFFVQIRAGAQEEAKKLGVDLTVTDAQNDASQQANQVQNFTSGSLSSIIVNPVDSDAAGPAVRGANKAGIPVIAVDRGVDKADTAALVASDNVEGGALGARALAEKLGGKGTIVILQGQPGTSASRERGAGFAQGLKDYPGIRVVAKQPADFDRTKGLDVMTNLLQAHPDVRGVFAENDEMALGAIKALGAKAGTSVQVVGFDGTPDGLKAVESGTLFASVAQQPKELGRIAVRNALRAAEGRDTEATVKVPVKVVTRENVAGFDG from the coding sequence GTGGCCACTGACACGCTCACGGGCAAGCCGGGCGCGCGGGGCGCCTCGGGCCTGCGCCGCCTGCTGCTCGACAACGGCGCGCTGACCGCGCTGATCGTCCTGGTCGTCGCCATGTCGGCGCTGTCCGGGGACTTCCTGACCGCCGACAACCTGCTCAACGTCGGCGTGCAGGCGGCCGTGACCGCGATCCTCGCCTTCGGCGTCACCTTCGTCATCGTCTCGGCCGGCATCGACCTGTCGGTCGGCTCGGTCGCCGCGCTGTCGGCGACCGTCCTGGCCTGGAGCGCCACCGAGGCCGGGGTGCCGGTCGCGCTCGCGGTGGTGCTGGCCGTCCTGACGGGCGTCGGGTGCGGCCTGGTCAACGGTTTCCTGATCTCGTACGGGAAGCTGCCGCCGTTCATCGCGACGCTCGCCATGCTGTCGGTGGGCCGCGGCCTGTCCCTGGTGATCTCGCAGGGGTCGCCGATCGCCTTCCCCGACTCGGTCTCCCACCTGGGCGACACGCTCGGCGGCTGGCTCCCGGTGCCCGTGCTGGTGATGGTCGTCATGGGCCTGCTCACCGCCTTCGTGCTCGGCCGCACCTACATCGGCCGCTCGATGTACGCGATCGGCGGCAACGAGGAGGCCGCGCGCCTGTCCGGCCTGCGGGTCAACCGGCAGAAGCTCGCCGTCTACGCCTTCTCCGGGCTGTTCGCCGCCGCCGCGGGCATCGTGCTCGCGGCCCGGCTCTCCTCCGCGCAGCCGCAGGCCGCGCAGGGCTACGAGCTGGACGCCATCGCCGCCGTCGTCATCGGCGGCGCCTCCCTGGCCGGCGGCACCGGCAAGGCGTCGGGCACGCTGGTCGGCGCGCTGATCCTCGCGGTGCTGCGCAACGGCCTCAACCTGCTCTCGGTCTCCGCCTTCTGGCAGCAGGTCGTCATCGGCGTGGTGATCGCGCTGGCGGTGCTGCTGGACACGCTGCGGCGCAAGGCGGGGGCGACCGTCCCCGCGGCCGGGGCCTCCGGCGGGGGCGGCAGGGGCAGGCAGGCGGTCACCTATCTGATCGCGGCGGTCGTCGCCGTGGCGGTGGTCGGCGCGACCTCGCTGCTGCACGGCGGTTCGCCCGCGGCCTCCTCGCAGCGCGTGGGCCTGTCCCTGTCGACGCTCAACAACCCGTTCTTCGTCCAGATCCGGGCGGGGGCGCAGGAGGAGGCGAAGAAGCTGGGCGTGGACCTGACGGTCACGGACGCGCAGAACGACGCCTCGCAACAGGCCAACCAGGTGCAGAACTTCACCAGCGGCAGCCTCTCCTCGATCATCGTGAACCCGGTCGACTCCGACGCGGCCGGCCCGGCCGTGCGCGGCGCCAACAAGGCGGGCATCCCGGTCATCGCCGTCGACCGCGGCGTGGACAAGGCCGACACGGCCGCCCTGGTCGCCTCCGACAACGTCGAGGGCGGCGCGCTCGGCGCAAGGGCCCTCGCCGAGAAGCTCGGCGGCAAGGGCACGATCGTCATCCTGCAGGGCCAGCCGGGCACCTCGGCGAGCCGGGAGCGCGGGGCGGGCTTCGCCCAGGGGCTGAAGGACTACCCGGGCATCCGGGTCGTCGCCAAGCAGCCCGCGGACTTCGACCGCACCAAGGGCCTGGACGTGATGACGAACCTGTTGCAGGCCCACCCCGACGTGCGGGGCGTCTTCGCGGAGAACGACGAGATGGCGCTCGGCGCGATCAAGGCGCTCGGCGCGAAGGCCGGGACGTCGGTGCAGGTCGTCGGCTTCGACGGCACGCCGGACGGGCTGAAGGCGGTCGAGTCGGGGACCCTGTTCGCGTCGGTCGCCCAGCAGCCGAAGGAACTCGGCAGGATCGCCGTGCGCAACGCGCTGCGCGCCGCCGAGGGCAGGGACACCGAGGCGACGGTGAAGGTGCCGGTGAAGGTGGTCACCCGCGAGAACGTGGCCGGTTTCGACGGCTGA
- a CDS encoding sugar ABC transporter ATP-binding protein has product MSSPDELLRIEGIRKTFPGVVALDSVDFDLRRGEVHVLLGENGAGKSTLIKMLSGAYTPDAGRILAGGEEVRVQGAQDAERLGIATIYQEFNLVPDLTVAENIFLGRQPRRLGMIDRKRMEADAAVLLERVGVNVSPRARVRELGIARLQMVEIAKALSLDARVLIMDEPTAVLTSEEVERLFAIVRRLREDGVGIVFITHHLEEIAALGDRVTVIRDGRSVGQVPADTPEDELVRLMVGRSIAQQYPRERPETGEALLRVEGLTRDGVFHDVGFEVRAGEVVGIAGLVGAGRTEVVRAVFGADPYDRGAVSVAGTRLRGHDVTAAMAAGIGLVPEDRKGQGLVLDASVAENLGLVTLRSASRAGVVDLRGQHEAAARIAGQLGVRMAGLGQHVRTLSGGNQQKVVIGKWLLADTRVLILDEPTRGIDVGAKVEIYQLVNELTAQGAAVLMISSDLPEVLGMSDRVLVMAQGRIAGELPAGQATQDAVMALAVSTPTTGTEADRGH; this is encoded by the coding sequence GTGAGCAGCCCGGACGAGTTGCTGCGCATCGAGGGCATCCGCAAGACGTTCCCCGGCGTGGTCGCGCTCGACAGCGTCGACTTCGACCTGCGCCGGGGCGAGGTGCACGTGCTCCTCGGCGAGAACGGCGCCGGCAAGAGCACGCTCATCAAGATGCTCTCCGGCGCCTACACGCCCGACGCGGGCCGCATCCTGGCCGGCGGCGAGGAGGTGCGCGTCCAGGGCGCCCAGGACGCCGAACGCCTCGGGATCGCCACCATCTACCAGGAGTTCAACCTCGTCCCCGACCTGACGGTCGCCGAGAACATCTTCCTGGGCCGCCAGCCGCGCCGCCTCGGCATGATCGACCGCAAGCGGATGGAGGCCGACGCGGCCGTCCTGCTGGAACGCGTCGGAGTGAACGTTTCCCCGCGGGCCCGGGTGCGGGAACTGGGCATCGCCCGGCTCCAGATGGTGGAGATCGCCAAGGCGCTCAGCCTGGACGCGCGGGTGCTCATCATGGACGAGCCGACCGCCGTGCTCACCTCCGAGGAGGTCGAACGGCTCTTCGCCATCGTGCGGCGGCTGCGCGAGGACGGCGTCGGCATCGTCTTCATCACCCACCACCTGGAGGAGATCGCCGCGCTCGGCGACCGGGTCACGGTGATCCGCGACGGCCGCAGCGTCGGCCAGGTCCCGGCCGACACGCCCGAGGACGAACTTGTCCGGCTGATGGTCGGCCGCTCCATCGCGCAGCAGTACCCGCGCGAGCGGCCGGAGACCGGCGAGGCGCTGCTGCGGGTCGAGGGCCTGACCCGCGACGGCGTCTTCCACGACGTCGGCTTCGAGGTGCGCGCCGGCGAGGTCGTCGGCATCGCCGGGCTGGTCGGCGCCGGGCGCACGGAGGTGGTCCGGGCGGTCTTCGGCGCGGACCCCTACGACCGGGGCGCGGTGAGCGTCGCCGGCACCCGGCTGCGCGGGCACGACGTGACCGCCGCCATGGCCGCCGGCATCGGCCTGGTCCCCGAGGACCGCAAGGGCCAGGGCCTGGTGCTGGACGCCTCCGTGGCGGAGAACCTCGGCCTGGTCACGCTCCGCTCGGCCTCCCGGGCCGGCGTCGTGGACCTGCGGGGCCAGCACGAGGCGGCGGCCCGGATCGCCGGGCAGCTCGGCGTGCGGATGGCGGGCCTCGGCCAGCACGTGCGCACCCTGTCCGGCGGCAACCAGCAGAAGGTCGTCATCGGCAAGTGGCTCCTCGCCGACACCCGCGTGCTGATCCTCGACGAGCCGACGCGCGGGATCGACGTCGGCGCCAAGGTCGAGATCTACCAGTTGGTCAACGAGCTGACCGCCCAGGGCGCCGCCGTCCTGATGATCTCCAGCGACCTGCCCGAGGTGCTCGGCATGAGCGACCGGGTGCTGGTGATGGCCCAGGGCCGGATCGCGGGCGAACTGCCCGCCGGCCAGGCCACCCAGGACGCCGTGATGGCGCTCGCCGTATCCACCCCCACCACCGGAACGGAGGCCGACCGTGGCCACTGA
- a CDS encoding LacI family DNA-binding transcriptional regulator, with product MASIKDVAAEAGVSVATVSRALNGHPSVSAAARARVLAAVEALGYRPNAVARSLRTHQTRTLGLVISDVLNPYFAELARSVEEEARALGYSVIIGNADERPDLQDHHVATLLDRRIDGLLVSPTDGGSPGMLDAVRAGTPMVFVDRWLPGVDVPVVRSDGRAAVRDLVTHLHALGHRRLAIIAGPAATTTGRERVDAFREALGAHGLPLPGAYIGQGDFQAGSGRRVTEGFLALPEPPEVVFAADNLMALGALDAIRARGLRVPDDIALAAFDDIRWFVHTDPPITAIAQPTGELGRAAVRALVDRIEGRPGASVTLPARLVPRRSCGEPDPAQSPSPVRRSTP from the coding sequence ATGGCGAGCATCAAGGACGTCGCCGCCGAGGCCGGCGTGTCCGTCGCGACGGTCTCGCGCGCGCTCAACGGCCACCCGTCCGTCAGCGCCGCCGCGCGCGCCCGCGTGCTCGCCGCCGTCGAGGCGCTCGGCTACCGCCCCAACGCCGTCGCCCGCTCGCTGCGCACCCACCAGACCCGCACCCTCGGCCTGGTCATCAGCGACGTGCTGAACCCGTACTTCGCCGAACTGGCCCGTTCCGTCGAGGAGGAGGCCCGCGCCCTCGGGTACAGCGTGATCATCGGCAACGCCGACGAGCGGCCCGACCTCCAGGACCACCACGTGGCGACCCTGCTCGACCGCCGCATCGACGGGCTGCTGGTCTCCCCCACCGACGGCGGCTCCCCCGGCATGCTCGACGCCGTGCGCGCGGGCACGCCGATGGTCTTCGTCGACCGCTGGCTGCCCGGCGTGGACGTGCCCGTGGTCCGCTCGGACGGGCGGGCGGCCGTGCGGGACCTCGTGACCCACCTGCACGCGCTCGGCCACCGCCGCCTCGCCATCATCGCCGGGCCCGCCGCGACCACCACCGGCCGCGAACGCGTGGACGCCTTCCGGGAGGCGCTCGGCGCCCACGGGCTCCCGCTGCCCGGGGCGTACATCGGCCAGGGCGACTTCCAGGCGGGCAGCGGGCGGCGGGTCACCGAGGGCTTCCTCGCCCTGCCCGAGCCGCCCGAGGTGGTCTTCGCCGCCGACAACCTGATGGCGCTCGGCGCGCTGGACGCGATCCGGGCCCGCGGGCTGCGGGTGCCGGACGACATCGCGCTGGCCGCGTTCGACGACATCCGCTGGTTCGTGCACACCGACCCGCCGATCACCGCCATCGCCCAGCCCACCGGCGAACTGGGCCGGGCCGCGGTGCGCGCGCTGGTCGACCGCATCGAGGGCCGGCCCGGGGCGTCCGTGACCCTGCCGGCCCGGCTGGTCCCCCGCCGCTCCTGCGGCGAGCCGGACCCCGCACAGTCCCCGTCCCCCGTACGAAGGAGTACGCCGTGA
- a CDS encoding SGNH hydrolase domain-containing protein, translating into MDNERKTFTTHRRFPSPRRTLTAATAAVLLGATLLACGGGEGEDTRSEGQADRTAASEPAGSGGEVRLLWAGDSIAGAQAPALGAALEAAGVKFRNAASDGGGTIVAGGDEITKKISGDTWKTLRKQIESFKPTVIAYQITTYDWGTAEQQREAYGTLVSTAEETGAKAVFVSAPPVEIDDFYRPHEKQMKTAPESAAETAEAHADKALFVDSGPLWGEDASAPKAQRAADGIHNCQQGAAAFANWFVRILGDEEGFTPAEPGAWATGEWTDDKRFAQLGCES; encoded by the coding sequence ATGGACAACGAACGGAAGACCTTCACCACCCACCGCCGATTCCCCTCTCCCCGCCGGACGCTGACCGCCGCGACGGCCGCGGTCCTCCTCGGGGCGACCCTCCTCGCCTGCGGCGGCGGGGAAGGCGAGGACACCCGCTCAGAGGGTCAGGCAGACAGGACGGCCGCGAGCGAGCCCGCCGGGAGCGGCGGCGAGGTCAGGCTTCTGTGGGCGGGGGACTCCATCGCCGGCGCCCAGGCCCCGGCCCTCGGCGCCGCTTTGGAAGCCGCCGGGGTGAAGTTCCGGAACGCCGCCTCCGACGGCGGCGGCACGATCGTCGCGGGCGGCGACGAGATCACCAAGAAGATCTCCGGCGACACGTGGAAGACTCTGCGGAAGCAGATCGAGTCGTTCAAACCCACCGTGATCGCCTACCAGATCACCACCTACGACTGGGGCACGGCGGAGCAGCAGCGCGAGGCCTACGGCACACTCGTGAGCACCGCCGAGGAGACCGGAGCCAAGGCCGTGTTCGTCTCGGCTCCCCCGGTCGAGATCGACGACTTCTACCGCCCCCACGAGAAGCAGATGAAGACCGCCCCCGAGTCGGCCGCCGAGACCGCCGAAGCCCACGCGGACAAGGCCCTGTTCGTGGACTCCGGGCCCTTGTGGGGCGAGGACGCCTCAGCACCGAAGGCCCAACGGGCGGCCGACGGCATCCACAACTGCCAGCAGGGCGCGGCCGCCTTCGCGAACTGGTTCGTCAGGATACTGGGGGACGAGGAGGGCTTCACCCCGGCGGAGCCGGGCGCCTGGGCGACCGGCGAATGGACCGATGACAAGCGGTTCGCTCAGCTCGGCTGCGAGAGCTGA
- a CDS encoding acyltransferase: MAHAAPVSPGRAAQVAGGRRPHVDALDGLRGAAVAAVLLFHAGLLDGGFLGVDLFFALSGFLITAILLGTAQGEGRVPLVRFWTRRARRLLPALVCLVAVVLPAIWAWGTTAQSRFASQDAPWVAIQAVNWHYVAEQVGYWQASGSRVFAHLWSIGVEWQFYLVWPLVVAAAARFRNAQHIVLAVAGAGALVSLALMLQLGAAVDTTRAYEGTDTRAAALLLGAAAATEPVRRRARRVPGRVADAVCAALLLGLGVSWALTKGEEAPSLFQGGLFVHSLAATALIVLLAQAPPGRVAALAGNRVPVWLGEVSYSLYLWHWPVYLLLLPRLTVLGEWGGAAVAIAVSLVLAEASRRFVEAPVRFRSGWARGRRGPVAVAALAVGAITLWALLPEPVPGEATVDVTQLT; this comes from the coding sequence ATGGCGCACGCGGCACCGGTCTCGCCGGGCCGGGCGGCTCAGGTGGCCGGCGGGCGCCGGCCGCACGTCGACGCCCTGGACGGGCTGCGCGGGGCCGCCGTCGCCGCCGTCCTGCTCTTCCACGCCGGTCTCCTCGACGGCGGGTTCCTCGGCGTCGACCTGTTCTTCGCTCTGTCCGGGTTCCTCATCACCGCAATCCTGCTCGGCACCGCACAGGGCGAAGGGCGCGTCCCGCTGGTGCGGTTCTGGACGCGCCGCGCGCGGCGGCTGCTGCCTGCCCTGGTCTGCCTGGTGGCGGTCGTGCTGCCGGCGATCTGGGCGTGGGGGACCACGGCCCAGTCGCGGTTCGCCTCCCAGGACGCGCCCTGGGTGGCCATCCAGGCGGTGAACTGGCACTACGTCGCCGAGCAGGTCGGCTACTGGCAGGCGTCCGGCAGCCGCGTCTTCGCCCATCTGTGGAGCATCGGGGTGGAGTGGCAGTTCTACCTGGTGTGGCCGTTGGTGGTGGCGGCGGCCGCCAGGTTCCGCAACGCGCAGCACATCGTGCTGGCGGTGGCGGGAGCCGGTGCCCTCGTCTCGCTCGCCCTGATGCTCCAACTCGGCGCGGCCGTGGACACCACCCGCGCCTATGAGGGCACGGACACCCGGGCGGCGGCGCTGCTGCTGGGAGCCGCGGCGGCCACCGAGCCCGTACGACGCCGGGCACGCCGGGTGCCCGGCCGGGTGGCTGACGCGGTCTGCGCAGCGCTGCTGCTGGGACTGGGCGTCTCCTGGGCGCTCACCAAGGGGGAGGAGGCGCCTTCGCTGTTCCAGGGCGGTCTCTTCGTCCACTCCCTGGCCGCCACCGCGCTGATCGTGCTGCTGGCACAGGCCCCACCGGGCCGGGTTGCGGCACTGGCCGGAAACCGCGTTCCGGTGTGGCTAGGCGAGGTCTCCTACAGTCTGTACCTGTGGCACTGGCCCGTCTACCTCCTGCTGCTCCCCCGTCTCACCGTCCTGGGCGAGTGGGGCGGCGCGGCGGTGGCGATCGCGGTGTCCCTGGTGCTCGCCGAGGCCTCGCGCCGATTCGTGGAGGCCCCGGTGCGGTTCCGCTCCGGGTGGGCCCGCGGCCGGCGCGGGCCCGTGGCGGTGGCCGCTCTGGCGGTCGGGGCGATCACGCTGTGGGCGCTCCTTCCGGAGCCGGTCCCGGGAGAGGCCACCGTGGACGTCACACAGTTGACCTGA
- a CDS encoding response regulator transcription factor, producing the protein MTRVLLIEDDPAVRRGIVLGLSRNGHETEGAGTGEDGLEALAHFRPDLVLLDLMLPGMNGLEVCARIRAAGRIPVIILSARGDDIDVVVGLEAGADDYIIKPAGTALIEARMRAVLRRVAPRQADAPTGASVFGDLEIDRQALIVRKEGTELSLAPSELKLLLFLSASPEQTFSRQQLLEDVWEHSYYGDVRLVDACVMRLRARIEKSARQPVYVQTVRGFGYRFGPLPS; encoded by the coding sequence ATGACCCGTGTCCTGCTGATCGAGGACGATCCCGCCGTACGCCGGGGTATCGTCCTCGGCCTGTCCCGCAACGGTCACGAGACGGAGGGCGCGGGCACGGGAGAGGACGGCCTGGAAGCCCTGGCGCACTTCCGGCCCGACCTCGTGCTGCTGGATCTCATGTTGCCGGGGATGAACGGGCTGGAGGTCTGCGCCCGCATCCGGGCGGCCGGGCGGATCCCGGTCATCATCCTGTCCGCACGCGGCGACGACATCGACGTCGTCGTCGGCTTGGAGGCGGGGGCGGACGACTACATCATCAAGCCCGCCGGCACGGCGCTGATCGAGGCGCGGATGCGCGCCGTGCTGCGCCGGGTCGCCCCGCGCCAGGCCGACGCCCCCACCGGAGCGAGTGTCTTCGGCGACCTGGAGATCGACCGGCAGGCGCTGATCGTCCGCAAGGAAGGAACAGAGCTGTCCCTGGCGCCCTCGGAGCTGAAACTGCTGCTGTTCCTGAGCGCGTCGCCCGAGCAGACGTTCAGCCGCCAGCAGTTGCTGGAGGACGTCTGGGAACACTCCTATTACGGCGACGTCCGTCTCGTCGACGCCTGCGTGATGCGGCTGCGCGCCAGGATCGAGAAGAGCGCCCGGCAGCCGGTCTACGTGCAGACCGTACGGGGCTTCGGCTACCGGTTCGGGCCGCTGCCATCGTGA
- a CDS encoding HAMP domain-containing sensor histidine kinase, with protein MRLGFPQGLRTRLIIAFILVAALSSLLTATLTFRQARGTIVERAQDDAVRDLRRHVSSLAPNLPSEPGGDDLRSFVRQLDQAGGPRRWRTAATFAGAAAVGAPDAATASLRRATRDGSRAYVERTDSRSPRLHIAMPVGHTTPDQGRGEDPDVPPELIVYAVMPLDGEQADVSALITAAWAGAAPALLIALLPALLSARQVLRPVRRLRVAAEKLTSGALETRSAVVGGDELADLAVTFNTMAATLERDAAELRQLETHARRFAADLSHELRTPLAAMVAVTGVLDTEAESGGLPADAAEALRLVSDETRRLAATVEDLMEVSRFDAGAATLTTDDTDLRTLVGKTLQLRGWEDSSQVVCELPQSDVRVRVDPRRFDVVLANLVGNGLRHGAPPVTVRATVSGRALTIEVGDHGPGIPPDLLPHVFDRFHKGDPARVRSTGSGLGLAIASENVRLHDGSLTAVNLPGGGAVFTVILPHARPDGDVS; from the coding sequence GTGAGGCTCGGCTTCCCCCAGGGGCTGCGGACGCGCCTGATCATCGCGTTCATCCTCGTCGCGGCGCTCAGCTCGCTGCTCACCGCCACCCTCACCTTCCGCCAGGCGCGCGGCACGATCGTGGAACGGGCGCAGGACGACGCGGTGCGCGACCTGCGCCGGCACGTCAGCTCCCTGGCGCCGAACCTGCCGTCCGAACCCGGCGGAGACGATCTGCGCTCCTTCGTCCGCCAACTGGACCAGGCGGGCGGCCCACGGCGCTGGCGGACGGCCGCCACCTTCGCGGGCGCTGCCGCGGTGGGGGCCCCCGACGCCGCCACCGCGTCGCTGCGCCGGGCGACGCGGGACGGGTCGCGCGCCTACGTCGAACGCACCGACTCCCGAAGCCCCCGGCTCCATATCGCCATGCCCGTCGGCCACACCACGCCCGACCAGGGCCGGGGCGAGGACCCGGACGTGCCACCGGAGCTCATCGTGTACGCCGTCATGCCGCTGGACGGCGAGCAGGCCGACGTGTCCGCGCTCATCACCGCGGCCTGGGCGGGTGCGGCACCGGCCCTGCTGATCGCCCTGCTCCCCGCCCTGTTGTCGGCCCGCCAAGTGCTGCGCCCGGTGCGCAGGCTCCGCGTCGCGGCGGAGAAACTCACGTCCGGGGCGCTGGAGACCCGCTCCGCGGTCGTCGGGGGCGACGAACTGGCCGATCTCGCCGTCACGTTCAACACGATGGCGGCCACCCTGGAGAGGGACGCGGCGGAGCTCCGGCAACTGGAAACCCATGCCCGGCGCTTCGCCGCCGATCTCTCCCACGAACTGCGGACGCCGCTGGCGGCCATGGTCGCGGTGACCGGCGTACTGGACACCGAGGCCGAGTCCGGGGGCCTGCCCGCAGACGCGGCCGAGGCGCTGCGCCTGGTGAGCGACGAGACCAGGAGACTGGCCGCCACCGTAGAGGACCTGATGGAGGTCTCCCGCTTCGACGCGGGGGCGGCCACGCTCACGACGGACGACACCGATCTGCGGACCCTCGTCGGCAAAACGCTCCAGCTACGCGGCTGGGAGGACTCCTCCCAGGTCGTCTGCGAGCTACCGCAGAGCGATGTCCGGGTCCGTGTCGACCCGCGTCGTTTCGACGTGGTCCTCGCCAACCTCGTCGGCAACGGCCTGCGGCACGGCGCCCCGCCCGTCACCGTGCGGGCCACCGTCTCCGGGCGGGCGCTGACGATAGAGGTGGGCGACCACGGCCCAGGCATCCCGCCCGACCTCCTCCCCCACGTGTTCGACCGCTTCCACAAGGGCGATCCGGCCCGGGTCCGGTCCACGGGCAGTGGCCTGGGGCTGGCGATCGCGTCGGAGAACGTGCGCCTGCACGACGGTTCCCTCACCGCCGTCAACCTCCCCGGCGGCGGAGCGGTGTTCACCGTGATCCTCCCGCATGCGCGACCGGACGGAGACGTGTCGTGA
- a CDS encoding nucleotidyltransferase domain-containing protein, producing the protein MTDDVTRQVVERFAEGLRGVPAVVAVWAHGSWAGGDHRPGVSDLDLVAATERPLTGAVEERVVAVHRGIAEEFPSASAVHCAYVAAGTWDDLGREHPTWAHGELLRRPVTAVTRVELHRFGRVLYGPPPSAFVPPVDDRRLAEFVVEDLCSFWRPALGRPERWLRDVWVDLGLLTLARASVTLESGRLITKAEALGVLTTMGAPGEVVDDIRRRRYGHPAPSGAPALRPDRRAELTRAFLAPAIDEVVARHRHR; encoded by the coding sequence ATGACAGACGACGTCACGCGGCAGGTGGTGGAGCGGTTCGCCGAGGGGCTCCGGGGGGTGCCGGCGGTGGTGGCCGTGTGGGCGCACGGCTCGTGGGCCGGCGGCGACCACCGGCCGGGCGTCAGCGACCTCGACCTGGTCGCCGCGACCGAACGGCCCCTCACCGGCGCCGTGGAGGAACGGGTCGTCGCGGTGCACCGGGGGATCGCCGAGGAGTTCCCGTCGGCGTCCGCGGTGCACTGCGCCTACGTGGCGGCCGGCACCTGGGACGATCTCGGGCGGGAGCATCCCACCTGGGCGCACGGGGAGTTGCTGCGCCGGCCGGTGACCGCGGTGACCCGCGTCGAGCTGCACCGGTTCGGCCGGGTGCTGTACGGGCCACCGCCCTCGGCGTTCGTACCGCCCGTGGACGACCGGCGGCTCGCCGAGTTCGTCGTCGAGGACCTGTGCTCCTTCTGGCGGCCCGCCCTCGGCCGTCCGGAGCGGTGGCTGCGGGACGTGTGGGTGGACCTCGGGCTGCTCACCCTGGCGCGGGCGAGCGTGACCCTGGAGAGCGGGCGGCTGATCACCAAGGCCGAGGCGCTCGGCGTGCTGACCACAATGGGCGCCCCCGGCGAGGTGGTCGACGACATCCGGCGGCGCCGCTACGGGCACCCCGCGCCCTCCGGTGCCCCGGCGCTCCGGCCGGACCGGCGGGCCGAGCTGACCCGGGCCTTCCTCGCGCCCGCGATCGACGAGGTGGTGGCCCGCCACCGCCACCGGTGA